One window of the Solanum stenotomum isolate F172 chromosome 11, ASM1918654v1, whole genome shotgun sequence genome contains the following:
- the LOC125843629 gene encoding uncharacterized protein LOC125843629 isoform X2, translated as MAAGLAIGFSAVRPPLKQALGVKILNYQKSKWVFSPLAFSSSSSSSTSRKLILYSKPGCCLCDGLKEKLNAAFSLSSPHSLHDVQLQVRDITSNPDWEKAYQYEIPVLARVRPDGTEEVLPRLSPRLGVEAIHKKIAAALTE; from the exons ATGGCAGCTGGACTTGCAATCGGATTTAGTGCTGTTAGGCCACCATTAAAGCAAGCACTAGGAGTGAAAATCCTCAATTATCAAAAGAGCAAATGGGTCTTTAGCCCTTTGGCtttttcatcatcttcttcttcttcaacgtCAAGAAAGCTAATACTCTATTCAAAGCCTGGTTGCTGTTTGTGTGATGGCCTCAAAGAAAAACTCAATGCTGCTTTCTCTCTTTCCAGTCCCCATTCTCTACACGACGTTCAATTACAG GTTAGAGATATAACTAGCAATCCTGATTGGGAGAAGGCTTACCAATATGAAATACCTGTGTTGGCTAGAGTGCGTCCTGATGGCACTGAG GAGGTACTTCCTAGATTATCTCCTCGTCTAGGTGTTGAGGCCATCCACAAGAAGATTGCAGCTGCATTGACTGAATGA
- the LOC125843624 gene encoding transmembrane emp24 domain-containing protein p24delta3-like: protein MELCKLVLLLLTVMTVAEAIWMELPTSGTKCLSEDIHTNVVVLADYNVIGDEEHAQANVVPTISVKVTSPFGNNLHHKENVTHGQFAFTTTEAGNYLACFWMDNHAPGAKAVTIGIDWKTGISAKDWESVARKDKIEGVELELVKLEGIVQAIHENLEYLKDREAQMREENEKTNSRVAWLSIMSLGICIAAAVLQVFYLKNFFRKKKLI from the exons ATGGAGCTCTGTAAACTTGTTCTGCTGTTGTTGACGGTGATGACGGTGGCGGAAGCGATATGGATGGAACTGCCGACTTCGGGGACCAAGTGTTTGTCGGAGGATATCCATACGAACGTCGTCGTTTTGGCGGATTACAATGTAATCGGTGACGAAGAGCACGCTCAAGCTAATGTTGTTCCCACCATCTCTGTCAAG GTCACATCGCCTTTTGGAAACAATCTTCACCATAAAGAGAATGTAACTCATGGTCAATTTGCTTTTACAACCACTGAGGCTGGTAACTACTTGGCATGCTTTTGGATGGACAACCATGCCCCTGGGGCTAAAGCTGTTACTATCGGCATTGACTGGAAGACGGGAATCAGTGCAAAGGATTGGGAATCAGTTGCAAGGAAGGATAAGATAGAA GGTGTCGAACTTGAGTTGGTGAAACTTGAAGGGATAGTGCAAGCCATTCATGAAAATTTAGAGTACCTGAAGGATAG GGAAGCACAAATGAGGGAAGAAAACGAGAAAACCAATTCTAGAGTGGCATGGTTAAGTATAATGTCCCTTGGTATATGCATAGCAGCTGCAGTTCTGCAAGTATTTTATCTGAAGAACTTCTTTCGCAAGAAAAAGCTCATTTAG
- the LOC125843629 gene encoding uncharacterized protein LOC125843629 isoform X1, which yields MAAGLAIGFSAVRPPLKQALGVKILNYQKSKWVFSPLAFSSSSSSSSTSRKLILYSKPGCCLCDGLKEKLNAAFSLSSPHSLHDVQLQVRDITSNPDWEKAYQYEIPVLARVRPDGTEEVLPRLSPRLGVEAIHKKIAAALTE from the exons ATGGCAGCTGGACTTGCAATCGGATTTAGTGCTGTTAGGCCACCATTAAAGCAAGCACTAGGAGTGAAAATCCTCAATTACCAAAAGAGCAAATGGGTCTTTAGCCCTTTGGCtttttcatcatcttcttcttcttcttcaacatcaAGAAAGCTAATACTCTATTCAAAGCCTGGTTGCTGTTTGTGTGATGGCCTCAAAGAAAAACTCAATGCTGCTTTCTCTCTTTCCAGTCCCCATTCTCTACACGACGTTCAATTACAG GTTAGAGATATAACTAGCAATCCTGATTGGGAGAAGGCTTACCAATATGAAATACCTGTGTTGGCTAGAGTGCGTCCTGATGGCACTGAG GAGGTACTTCCTAGATTATCTCCTCGTCTAGGTGTTGAGGCCATCCACAAGAAGATTGCAGCTGCATTGACTGAATGA
- the LOC125843617 gene encoding WAT1-related protein At4g08300, with the protein MAGEFSSLFHKIKPYLAMVSLQFGYAGMYIVTMMCFKRGMSHWILVVYRHAFATIAVAPFAIVLERKIRPKMTLRIFIKIVALGFLEPVIDQNLYYLGLKSTTATYASAFVNLLPAVTFILAVIFRIERVNLKKKSSMAKVIGTAITVVGAMVMTLYKGPMFNLVPRHGGAHHEASAATPENWVAGTIELIACIVGWSGFFIVQSMTLKEYPAELSLAAWVCVMGVVEGGIVALIMERDWNAWVIGFDSRLLAAAYSGIVCSGIAYYVQSVVNKVKGPVFVTAFSPLSMVITSVLAAIILAESVHLGSLIGAIIIVMGLYSVVWGKSKEGKGNEITSKDQELPVVDIKERSTIVDDIIEKKTPIFQEH; encoded by the exons ATGGCTGGTGAATTTAGCTCCCTCTTTCACAAGATCAAGCCTTATTTGGCTATGGTATCTTTGCAATTTGGGTATGCAGGGATGTATATTGTCACCATGATGTGTTTCAAAAGAGGAATGAGTCATTGGATTCTTGTTGTTTATAGACATGCATTTGCCACCATTGCTGTTGCACCCTTTGCTATCGTTCTCGAAAG GAAAATAAGGCCAAAGATGACACTCAGGATCTTTATTAAGATAGTGGCTCTTGGTTTTCTAGA GCCAGTGATTGATCAGAATTTGTACTATTTGGGACTGAAGAGCACAACTGCAACTTATGCATCTGCCTTTGTTAATCTCCTCCCAGCAGTAACCTTTATTCTGGCTGTAATTTTCag AATTGAGAGAGTAAACCTGAAGAAAAAATCAAGTATGGCAAAGGTGATAGGAACAGCAATAACAGTGGTTGGAGCAATGGTGATGACTCTTTACAAAGGGCCAATGTTCAACCTGGTCCCACGTCACGGTGGCGCCCACCATGAAGCCTCAGCCGCGACCCCTGAGAATTGGGTTGCCGGAACCATTGAGCTCATCGCTTGCATTGTTGGTTGGTCCGGTTTCTTTATCGTTCAA tcgATGACACTGAAGGAGTACCCCGCGGAGTTATCTCTAGCAGCATGGGTATGTGTGATGGGGGTAGTGGAAGGTGGAATTGTTGCACTTATAATGGAACGTGATTGGAATGCTTGGGTTATTGGCTTTGACTCTAGGCTACTTGCTGCTGCCTATtct GGTATTGTATGCTCAGGAATTGCATATTATGTGCAAAGTGTGGTTAATAAAGTAAAAGGCCCAGTATTTGTGACAGCCTTTAGCCCATTAAGCATGGTCATCACTTCAGTTCTTGCTGCTATTATCTTAGCTGAGTCGGTCCATCTTGGAAg CTTAATTGGAGCAATTATCATAGTCATGGGACTATACTCAGTGGTGTGGGGCAAGAGTAAGGAAGGGAAAGGCAATGAAATCACTAGCAAAGATCAAGAATTACCAGTTGTGGACATCAAAGAAAGATCAACTATTGTTGATGATATTATTGAGAAGAAAACTCCAATCTTCCAAGAGCATTAA